CCATCAACAGACTTCAACTCAAGAATGACAATGTTTTCCACCAGAATATCTATTCTGTATCCACAATCCAGTGTTATACCTTTATATTTGATTGGAAGAGATTGCTGTCTTTCATAATGAATATGGTGCAATTTGAATTCATGACAAATGCATTCCTCATAGGTAGATTCCAGAAGGCCTGGGCCCAACTCTTTATGTACTTCAATTGCCGCACCAATTATCTGACCTGTAAGATTATTTATCTCCATTCTATCGCTCCTTATCATAATATATCGAATTGTTTCTGTTTTCTAAGGAAGCATTCATTTAACCCAACAGATGTTACTCTGTTTGATTAAAACAATCACATCCTCTGTGCCCTCTGTGTCTCTGTGGTTAGACTATAGTTTTCCCATAATTAACCAGTGCGTCCCCATACTTACCCCTTATTCTGTCCATCGCAACAGATATGCTGTTCCTTTTTAAGACCCCCTGATCAGGCCGTGAAAAGAGCGGAAGCTGCCCTGCTGTTTTTTTGAGGTCTGTAAACCTGACCCTCATGAATCTTACAGCGCATCTCCTGTCACAGGCCCTGAAAAAGAGACCTTCAATAACCGGGTAAAGTTCGCTCTCCCAGAAACCCTGTGAGGTAAGGGTGGCCTTTCTTACACTCTCCAGTTGATCCGAGTACCTGACCATAAGCCCTGCCCTGCCCGGCCTTAGCCCCCTTTTTCTGAGCCTTTGGCTGCATCTCTCTACAAGCCTGTAGAGCTCGGCCAGAAGAGATTCATCATCATTGATATCCCTTTCAAGGGTGACATCCTCGCTTATTTCAGGTTCTGCTGAGGGTGGAAGCACAGGGGTGGGATCAATGCCTGTTGCCCTCTCGTGTATAACCCATGCCTGATTCTTGAAGATCAACTTCAGGTTACAGGCCTCCATCTCGGCTATCTCCTTCACAATGGTGATATTAAGCTCTTCAAGGAGCATACGGCTTTTCACATGGCCTATGCCGGGGAGATAATCTACACCAAGGGGGGCCATAAAGGATGATTCTTTTCCCTGATCAATATCCATGATGCCGCCTTTTGGTAAAAGCCTTGATGCAATGCTTGAGACCATCTTGTTCCCTGCAACACCAACCCCACCGGAAAGTGAGAGGCGGGCATTTATGTCGCGGCTTATGCGCATGGCAGCATCCTTTGCCCTGCCCCACAGCCGATTTGTGCCTGTAATATCAAGAAAGATATGCCCCGGTTTTGAGGGCTCCCACACAGGCGTATACTCGGAAACAGCCCTTGAAAGAAGCATTGAACCCCTTTCCACCAGGGCCGGGTTCGGTGGGAGCACAATCAGTTCAGGGCAGAACCTTAATGCCTTTCCAATGGCCATACCCGTGAATATCCCTTCACCCCTGGCCTCTGATGATGTAGCAAGGATCAGGGCCCGGTCTGACTGTTGCGGCGCAACAACAACAGGTCTCTCCCTCAACTCCGGATGATTAAGCCTCTCCAGGGTTATGGGGAAGGAGGGAATATGGACATGTAAAACATTACGAACCATGCAAATAACTCATACATGATACAGGTATCAAAATGGTGTACGGTTTAAGGTATAAGGTTTACGGTAAGATTTTTGATCTGGCCATAATCAGCTTTGACAGCATGCTCCCGATGGCATTACATTCTTCGCTTAATAATTCAAATTGCTGTCTGGGAATATAGCCTATTTCATGTGCTATAATTGCCTGATTGAGAAGTTCTGCAGCAGAACCTTTAGCAATATAGAAGAAATTTACAGATTGTTTATTCGTATTCAGCTCATCTCCCTCAGCTATATTACTCGGTATGGAAATTGCTGCTCTCCAAATCTGATCTTTTAAGCAATAATCCCTTTTTAAAGGACCCTGATTGATTATTTTATAAATGGAAACAGCCAGACCCTTAGCGCGTTGCCAGACTTTAAGCTTCTGAAAATCTCCCATAACAATCCCTCCTTATACCTCAAACCGTACACCGTATACCTAATACCATAAACCTCAAACCATAAACCTCAAACCGTAAACCTCACACCGTACACCGTGTCTTTATTTATAGTACCTCAACACCCCAACAACCTTACCCTCTATGCGCAGGTCTCCTTTCTCCACAAATATGGATTCCATACCCTCATGGGCAGGCCTCAGTTCCACATGTTTGCCTGTTTTGTAATACTTTTTTACTGTTGCCTCGTTACCTATGAGGGCAACCACTGTTTCGCCTATCTCTGCCCATGACTGTTTTTTGACTATAACAAAATCACCATCCATTATCCCCTCTTCCTGCATGGAAAAGCCCTGAACCTCCAGGACAAAGTGATCCCCCCCGCCAAGCATGGAGGGAGGCACCTCAATAACATCATAGTTTTCAATGGCCTCAATGGGTTTTCCGCCTGCAACCTTGCCTAATAGCGGGAGTTCAAGCCGTTTTGTCTCAACAGGGCTTATTACCTCTATGGAACGCTTCATGTTTTTTTCAGGCAGGCGTATATACCCCTTTTTTTCAAGCAGTTTAAGGTAGGTGGTTACAGTGTTGTAGGAGCTGAACCCGAAACGGGTGCATATCTCATCAAAACTGGGGGACTGCCCCCATTCACCAATATAGCCGGATATATAGGTAAGCACATCCTTCTGTTTATCTGTGAGTTTCATCCCCTGCCCCCTTTTGTTTGTTTATATGCAAAGCAACAGCTCTTTCAGTTAAACTTACAGCTTACAAAATATTACTGTAATTAAAACTGTAAGTCAAGCGATAAAAATAAGGCATAATGAAATGGCCCCCTTAAGCCGATATAATTGAAGTAGATTTAAAAATTTATTATTTGAGTTAAACTGGCATAAAATTTGATAATTATGATATTATGCATTAGCCTGACAACAATGAAAAAGCCGGGTTAAGGAGTGTTTAGCTAAACAAAAACCTTTACAAATGGTGGCATGATGAGTCTACGCATACAAAGAAATTCGATATGGAAAACAACTCTCTCAATAATCCTTTTTGCAGCCTGCATATCACTTGCAGGTTGTGGAGACAGGGGCGACAAGGTATATAAGGTGGGCATTCTATCTGAGGTAGAGGCCTTTACAATAATTGCGGACGGTTTCAAGTCAAAAATGGCTGAGCTGGGCTATGTAGAGGGGAAAAATATCCTCTATGATGTCAAGATCGCCAATATGGACCCTGAACAGGAGAAGCAGGTTGCCAGGGATTTTGTTAAGGATAATGTAGACCTGATTTTTACCTTTCCCACAGAGGCAAGCATTGCAGCAAAAGAGGCGACCAGGGACACAGATATCCCGGTTGTTTTTGCCAACGCTAATATAGAAGGAACAGGCCTTATAGAAAGCATACGTCAGCCTGGCGGCAATATCACAGGTGTCCGGTTTCCAGGGGCCGATAATGATGTGATGCGCCTCAGTTTTTTTCCAAAGTTTGTTCCCAATGCAAAACGTATACTGATACTCTATGATCCCAATTATCCTACAACACAAAAGGTTGCAGAGGCCCTGCGTGAGGCAGCGCCATCATTTGGAATAACACTGCTTGAGGACCACATAACAAGTGTAGAAGGGCTTAAAGATACCCTAAATAAACGGAGCGCCCAGGCGGATATAGGCATAAATGCCATACTTATTATGCCCGAGTTTATCAACCATGCGCCTGACGGTTTTCAGGCTATAGTAGATTTTACCAATAAACACAGGATACCCCTTGGGGGCGGCGCCCCGTTTACTGTAGATCAGGGGGCCATTTATACCTTTCACCCTGATTTTTTTGAAACAGGCATGCTTGCTGCCACAATGATAGATAAGATATTCAAAGGCACACCTGCTGGAACAATACCTGTTGCATCACCTGAGAGCCACCTTCGTATAAACTACAAGGCTATGCAGGAACTTGGGTTACCGATTAATGAGGGATTATTGAGCAGAGCAAAGGAGATAATCCGGTAAATTGTCAGTAAACAAAAAATCAGAAAAATTCAGAAGCCTTGCGGTAACACTGGCCACAGGGTTTTCTGTGCTGACCATGGCGGCCCTTGTTATTGCCACTACTCTGCAGATGTTTTTCAGCTTTCATGCACAACAAAAAATCATCCTGACAAATCAAAAACTTATAGCTAAGGATGCGGCAAACGCCGTTGAATTTTTTATACAAGAGAAATTAACCAAACTGGAATCCACCTCAAGACGCAGAAATATGCCGATTACCCCCAAAAAGGCCCAGGAACCAACCCTTGAAAGATTAATGGGGCTTGAACCGGCATTTCGCCAGTTGATACTTTTTGACTCAAAAAGAGAAGAGATAGCAAGGATATCCCGTATTACAAAAATCGCCTCTGCCCAGCCTGAGCATTTTAACAGGGATGAACTGTTTCAAAAAACGAAAAACAATCAGACCTATATCGGCCCTGTATATATCGATGAAACAACAAGTGAACCCATGATGATCATGGCAGTGCCTGTAACAGATGTATTTGGCGATTTTCTTGGCACACTGATAGCTGACTTGAATCTGAAATTCATGTGGGACCTGATGGGAAGGATCAGGATCGGTGAAAATGGCGTAGCCTACGTGGTGGAAAAGCAGGGGTACCTGATCGCATATCGGGATATAGCCCCTGTATTAAAGGGAGATAACCTCTCTCATCTCAGGGAGGTGGATATCTTTGTAAAAGAAAAGACCTCTGCATCTGATATATCACCCAGGATATCACGTGGCATTAACAATAAGCTTGTAATAGCAAGCCATGTCCCGCTTTCATCACCAGAATGGGCTGTTATTGTTGAGCTGCCGATCCTGGAGGCATATCAGCCTGTGGTAATGACCCTTATACTCTCAGGATCTGTCATGCTCCTGAGCCTTATACTGGCGGTAATATCAGGTCTATTCCTGTCAAGAAGGCTTACAAAACCTGTTATAGAACTCAGGGATGCGGCAAAAAAGATTGGCAAAGGCCAACTATCACTTGAGATAGATATCCAATCCAATAATGAGATCGGTGAACTTGCAAAAAGTTTCAGCCTGATGATGAATGACCTGAAAACCACAACCGTATCAAGGGATGCCCTTGAAAAGGAGGTGGCAGAACGAAAGCAGGTAGAAAAGGTGCTGCTGGAAAGCGAGCAGAAGATGAAGGCAATCCTTATGGCCTCGCCTATAGGGATCGGTCTCATAAACAATGGAAGACTTGAATGGGCGAATGAAACACTCTTCACCATGTCGGGTTATGAAGAAAGATCCCTGCTTGGAAAAAACATATCTATACTCTTTGTAAGTGATGCAGAATATGAGCGCGTAGAAAAGGGACTTTTTACAGATAATAAAGGTGATGCTGTCAATATTGAAACACAATGGGTGAAAAAAACCGGCGCCGTGGTTGACTGTATTTTAGGCGCCTGCGCCCTTGATTCAAAAGATCTTTCAAAGGGTATGATACTCACTGTGATAGATATATCTGAATCAAAGGAGTTGCACTCAAAACTCATGCGCGCCCAGAAGATGGAGGTAATAGGCACACTGGCAGCAGGAGTGGCCCATGACCTGAACAATATACTGGGTGGTGTAGTTAGCTACCCTGAACTTTTAACACTGGACATGCCTGACACAAACCCCCTTAAAGGTCCGCTCCTTACAATAAAAAAGGCGGGTGAAAAGGCAGCCGCAATCGTACAGGACCTTCTTACACTTGCAAGAAGAGGGGTTTCTGTAAACGAGGTTTTAAACCTTAACACCATAATCAGCGAGTTTTTAAAAAGCCCTGAGTGTGAAAACATCCTCTCCTTTCACCCGAATATCGAGGTGGATATTAACCTTGATGAGGGGCTATTAAATATACTGGGGTCAGGTTTTCACCTCTCAAAGATAATCATGAACCTTGTATCCAACAGCGCAGAGGCCATGCCTCATGGAGGAAGGATTCAGATAACAACAGAAAATCAATACCTGGACACGCCTGTTTCAGGCTATGAAAATATAAAAGAGGGGGAGTATGTTACACTCACTGTATCTGATACAGGGGAAGGCATTCCTGAGGCAGATCTCATCAAGATTTTTGAACCCTTTTATACAAAAAAGAAGATGGGTAGAAGCGGCACCGGTTTAGGTATGACCGTTGTATGGGGCACAGTTAAAGACCACAAAGGGTATGTTGATATCAGGAGTGCAGAAAACAGGGGAACAACTATCAGGCTCTATTTTCCGGCAAGCAGGGAGAATATGGCAGCAAATAAATCCTCCATGCCAATTGATCTATATAGAGCAAAAGGTGAATCCATACTGATTGTTGATGATGTAGAAGAGCAGAGGATAATCCTCTCCAGGATATTGGAAAAACTGGGATACAGGGTAACTGCGGCTTCCGGCGGTGAGGAGGCCATAGAATATATGAAAAACAACTCTGCTGATCTTGTTGTCCTTGATATGATCATGGAACCGGGGATCAATGGCCTTGAAACATATAAACAGATACTTGAAATACACCCTGGCCAGAAGGCGGTTATAGCAAGCGGGTTTTCAGAAACAGAACATGTAAGAGAGACATTACGACTCGGCGCCTCTGCATATATCAAAAAGCCCTATAATATAGAAAAAATAGGACTCGCAATCAAAGATGCCCTGGCAAGGTAAGGGGCTTAGCTCTTTTATAATATACTGATGTGAAGATTTTTCACCACGGAGGACACGGAGAAAAGTTTTTTATTATGTTATTAATTAACAATTTTTGCTTAGCACCCTTCCTGGCGCGCCGTAGGCTTGGCGAAGGGGGCTGAGTCTTTGCGGTTAAATTTTAGCCTGTCACTTCAACCATACAAGTACACGGAAATCACGGAGACTGATATTAAATAACTTCTCTGTGCCCTCTGTGGTAAATGGCATTTTTGGAGCTTCAGATTCCCTAAGTCTATTTCGAATCACTGTTCACCAACCATACATCTTTCAGCAAGGTTATTTTTCTGACATCAAAAATTACCCGGCATATTTTTCAACTTTAAGCGTCAATTGCCTGACTTTTTACACCCCATAAATATTACTATATTATGTAACATTTTGTTATCACTTGTTTTTTAGTATAATTTACATTGTGGCACTCATATTGCAGGATTCAAGTAAAAGTTAAAGCTCAAGTTAATTCTTCATGAGATGAGGGAATAAAACCTCTTCTTTTCATAAAGGGTTAATCAATTTGGAAAACAAATATTTAAGGCATCACCGGGATATGTAAATCAAAGGGGCGGAGCCTGCCCTTTGATCTCCCCAAAAAACTATCTAGAGTTGCGAATAATCATGAATGAAATGTCTCTTGACAGGCAAATGTTTACAATCAAGGAGCTGAGTGAAAAACTCGATATCCCAAAGCCTACCATCAGGTTCTGGGAAAAGGAGCTTGAGGGGATTATTGTTCCATTAAGGAGCAACGGTGGCCAGAGAAGATACAACGAGTCTCATATCCCTCTGTTTGAGCAGATAAAAAGGCTGAGAAATGCAGGCAGGAGTATCTCACAGGTTAAGGAATATTTTAATAATAGAAACAGGACAACAAACTCACCTGAGAGCGAGATAGATATGCTCACAAAAAGGATCTCTGACCTGGTTAAAATGGAAGTAACAAAATTCTTAGGTATAAAATGACGAACTGGCAGACACACATAAACGAAATAAAAGATATCCTTCTTACATTATCTGTCAGGGATAAAAACGGACATATAACCGAGACCGATACTGGGTTTAAACAATTACAGAATTATACCCTCGGGGTTCTGGAAAGAAAAAAAACCATATACTTTATTGGTAACGGTGGCAG
The Desulfatiglans sp. DNA segment above includes these coding regions:
- a CDS encoding GxxExxY protein, producing the protein MEINNLTGQIIGAAIEVHKELGPGLLESTYEECICHEFKLHHIHYERQQSLPIKYKGITLDCGYRIDILVENIVILELKSVDGLLPIHEAQLLTYLKLRGLKIGLLINFNVPVLKQGIKRLIL
- a CDS encoding DNA polymerase IV gives rise to the protein MVRNVLHVHIPSFPITLERLNHPELRERPVVVAPQQSDRALILATSSEARGEGIFTGMAIGKALRFCPELIVLPPNPALVERGSMLLSRAVSEYTPVWEPSKPGHIFLDITGTNRLWGRAKDAAMRISRDINARLSLSGGVGVAGNKMVSSIASRLLPKGGIMDIDQGKESSFMAPLGVDYLPGIGHVKSRMLLEELNITIVKEIAEMEACNLKLIFKNQAWVIHERATGIDPTPVLPPSAEPEISEDVTLERDINDDESLLAELYRLVERCSQRLRKRGLRPGRAGLMVRYSDQLESVRKATLTSQGFWESELYPVIEGLFFRACDRRCAVRFMRVRFTDLKKTAGQLPLFSRPDQGVLKRNSISVAMDRIRGKYGDALVNYGKTIV
- a CDS encoding four helix bundle protein → MGDFQKLKVWQRAKGLAVSIYKIINQGPLKRDYCLKDQIWRAAISIPSNIAEGDELNTNKQSVNFFYIAKGSAAELLNQAIIAHEIGYIPRQQFELLSEECNAIGSMLSKLIMARSKILP
- the lexA gene encoding transcriptional repressor LexA, which codes for MKLTDKQKDVLTYISGYIGEWGQSPSFDEICTRFGFSSYNTVTTYLKLLEKKGYIRLPEKNMKRSIEVISPVETKRLELPLLGKVAGGKPIEAIENYDVIEVPPSMLGGGDHFVLEVQGFSMQEEGIMDGDFVIVKKQSWAEIGETVVALIGNEATVKKYYKTGKHVELRPAHEGMESIFVEKGDLRIEGKVVGVLRYYK
- a CDS encoding response regulator, yielding MSVNKKSEKFRSLAVTLATGFSVLTMAALVIATTLQMFFSFHAQQKIILTNQKLIAKDAANAVEFFIQEKLTKLESTSRRRNMPITPKKAQEPTLERLMGLEPAFRQLILFDSKREEIARISRITKIASAQPEHFNRDELFQKTKNNQTYIGPVYIDETTSEPMMIMAVPVTDVFGDFLGTLIADLNLKFMWDLMGRIRIGENGVAYVVEKQGYLIAYRDIAPVLKGDNLSHLREVDIFVKEKTSASDISPRISRGINNKLVIASHVPLSSPEWAVIVELPILEAYQPVVMTLILSGSVMLLSLILAVISGLFLSRRLTKPVIELRDAAKKIGKGQLSLEIDIQSNNEIGELAKSFSLMMNDLKTTTVSRDALEKEVAERKQVEKVLLESEQKMKAILMASPIGIGLINNGRLEWANETLFTMSGYEERSLLGKNISILFVSDAEYERVEKGLFTDNKGDAVNIETQWVKKTGAVVDCILGACALDSKDLSKGMILTVIDISESKELHSKLMRAQKMEVIGTLAAGVAHDLNNILGGVVSYPELLTLDMPDTNPLKGPLLTIKKAGEKAAAIVQDLLTLARRGVSVNEVLNLNTIISEFLKSPECENILSFHPNIEVDINLDEGLLNILGSGFHLSKIIMNLVSNSAEAMPHGGRIQITTENQYLDTPVSGYENIKEGEYVTLTVSDTGEGIPEADLIKIFEPFYTKKKMGRSGTGLGMTVVWGTVKDHKGYVDIRSAENRGTTIRLYFPASRENMAANKSSMPIDLYRAKGESILIVDDVEEQRIILSRILEKLGYRVTAASGGEEAIEYMKNNSADLVVLDMIMEPGINGLETYKQILEIHPGQKAVIASGFSETEHVRETLRLGASAYIKKPYNIEKIGLAIKDALAR
- a CDS encoding MerR family transcriptional regulator, whose amino-acid sequence is MNEMSLDRQMFTIKELSEKLDIPKPTIRFWEKELEGIIVPLRSNGGQRRYNESHIPLFEQIKRLRNAGRSISQVKEYFNNRNRTTNSPESEIDMLTKRISDLVKMEVTKFLGIK